A segment of the Tautonia rosea genome:
TGATCAAACGGCGCCCACTCCACGAAGTTCGCCCCCAGCATCAGGCGATCGTTCGCAAACAGTTGTGCCTCCTGACCGGTCGCAGCGAGCGCCTGCTCTAGGGCTGACCCCCCTTCCGGGCTCGGGCCGAGCAACTGCGAATTATTCCACAGCTCATTCGTGTACGAGAAGATGCCGAGATGCTCGTACGTCCAGTTCACAAACCCGCCGCGCACCGCGTACAGATCCTTGTAAATGATCCAGTTCCGATAAAACGGCAGGAGCCGCGACCCGACCTCGCCAATGGTCCGGGCCAGAGTCTCGTCCTCGCGCGGATACTCCGATTCCCGGCTCGGGTGGGCCGGCCCTCGCAGAATCATCCCCCCGGCGTTGTGGTACGACTGCACCCCGGCAATATTCGGCCGCTCCAAAATGAATTCCGCAATCGCTCGGGTTTCCGGCCAGCAGAGCGGATACGGACCCGCCCCGCCCTGAATGTGGTTCGGCTGCCAGTCGGCCGGCCAGTTGCGATTCATGTCGTAGCCGCCCGGCGTGTCCTCGTTCACCCGACCGTCGCCGTCGTTGTCGATCCCCTCGTTGCCAAGCAGTTCGTAGCGGTCGCTCCGAACCTCCTGGTCCGGGCGAATCGGCACCAAGGCTCTCGGATCCAAGGGAGACACGACGTACGGTCCGTCCGGGCTCTTGCGGCGCATCTGGGTGATCTGCCCGTCCCCGTTCAAATCATCATATCCATCCTCGTCGAGCAAGCCGTCGCGGTCGTCATCGGTCGGTGCCTTGCCGCTTCGTGAGCTATTCGTCGTGTTCGGTCCGTTGAACCACCAGGCGCGGCCATCAGGATTCACCGTCGGAACCACATAAAAGGCCCGTTGATCGACCATCTCGGTTACGCGGTCAAGCCTGCCGTAGTTCTCCGCCAGATACCAGACCATGTACAGGCACGCCTCCGCCGCCTGCACCTCGTTGCCGTGGATGTTCCCCTCGCAATAGAATGCCGGCTTGCTCGTATCTGGACCCGTTTCCGGGTTGTTGATCGTGATGTACCAGAGGTCCCGACCCTCGAAGCTCTTACCGGCCGACGCCATCGAGAGCAACTCCGGATGCCCCTCCACCAACGCCCGCATTGCCTCGACCAACTCGGGATAGTCGTACAGCCGATTGAACGCCAGCTGCACCTTCGGCTCGAAGTACGGGCTCGACGCCTCGTCGGCCCGGCAACATCGGAAGGCCAGGACGTTTCCGGTCAGCACGATGGCAATCAGGATCAGGTGTCTCATGAAGGTCGAGCCGCAAGTGGTGAAAGAAATCAGGATAAGTGAATGAGAACGAATGGGTCGGTCTTCCGAGTCAGCCGCATGCCCAGCCGAAGGCCAGCATGTCCGGGTGATCCGGGCACTGGGTCAGGTGGCCGCACCCCACGTCGCCGAACATGAACGCGAGGTTGTCTTCCGAATCGATCTGGAAGACCAGTTCCATGCGGCGTCCGCACGTCAGGCAGTTGGGATACTCGGCTGACTGGATCCAGAAGGGCCAGCCGCCCAGCTTGTCTCTCTCGGCGCAGCGATTCAGGCCCGGGTCGCTCCAGTACGCCACCGGGAGATTCGATTCGAGCAGCCCGACCTCCGGGCATTCGATCGTGATCCGATCATAGGTTCTCGACGACGGGTCATCGAAGCGAATCGAAAGCCCCAGGGATCCGAATTCCTCGGCGTGGGGAAAGTCGTCGATTGGCTCCCAACCCGTGATGACGCGAGCAGGCAAGGTCGACTCGAACCGGGGCGTTAGTTCCTGCCGGGCCGGCCCGTCCGGCCGGATGATCCGGATCAGATGGGCGTCTGAGAAATGGGACCATCCATCGCACTCCTGTACACAGTCCGGCGCAGTGTTGACGCAATAGAAGAATTGCAAGAGCCCCGAGCCGGACGGCTCGGCCTTCCCCTCCGGCAGTT
Coding sequences within it:
- a CDS encoding M14 family metallopeptidase — its product is MRHLILIAIVLTGNVLAFRCCRADEASSPYFEPKVQLAFNRLYDYPELVEAMRALVEGHPELLSMASAGKSFEGRDLWYITINNPETGPDTSKPAFYCEGNIHGNEVQAAEACLYMVWYLAENYGRLDRVTEMVDQRAFYVVPTVNPDGRAWWFNGPNTTNSSRSGKAPTDDDRDGLLDEDGYDDLNGDGQITQMRRKSPDGPYVVSPLDPRALVPIRPDQEVRSDRYELLGNEGIDNDGDGRVNEDTPGGYDMNRNWPADWQPNHIQGGAGPYPLCWPETRAIAEFILERPNIAGVQSYHNAGGMILRGPAHPSRESEYPREDETLARTIGEVGSRLLPFYRNWIIYKDLYAVRGGFVNWTYEHLGIFSYTNELWNNSQLLGPSPEGGSALEQALAATGQEAQLFANDRLMLGANFVEWAPFDHPTYGPIEIGGFVKESQRVPPPFMMEELCHRNSAFVLYHADQMPLLRWADVEVEAIGEGVYQITAEVENTRVLPTRSAQARRRNIGLPDRATISGDELTVLGGGRLLDRDFGRLDPVEHTPERVTLPDGVSGRSIERVRWFVQGSGEATIRFEAEKGGTLEMTVTLE
- a CDS encoding DUF1963 domain-containing protein: MELEALLQRLGPWFDRHRRLAWRPITETCDSPMPCSKFSGIPWVPEGEEWPRCAHCGEPIALFLQLDLSQLPEGKAEPSGSGLLQFFYCVNTAPDCVQECDGWSHFSDAHLIRIIRPDGPARQELTPRFESTLPARVITGWEPIDDFPHAEEFGSLGLSIRFDDPSSRTYDRITIECPEVGLLESNLPVAYWSDPGLNRCAERDKLGGWPFWIQSAEYPNCLTCGRRMELVFQIDSEDNLAFMFGDVGCGHLTQCPDHPDMLAFGWACG